A segment of the Cydia splendana chromosome 16, ilCydSple1.2, whole genome shotgun sequence genome:
TGGCTTCCAGCAGCTTGTCTTTCAACTCCGCTATGTACCTCTGGAGCTCTCCTTTCTCTAATTCCCATTTAGCTTTGCTCTCCTTGTGTTCTTTTACTGTCTGAAAGTGAACAAACCAAAATATGTTTGACCTCAGAAAACTTTGGTATGTGATCAGCAGGAATATTATGAAACTTCCAATTTTTTTACAGGTTATTTgagttttatattaaaaacgaagtctttgccaaattaaaaataaattataagaccttaacacattcactgccagcaacCTGCTTGGCGGGTTCTCGGTTTGTAGGCGCTCTTTGCTACATACAGGTTTTCCCCTATTAATGGCTATGCTTGAAGAATGTAGCTCAtgctggcactgaatgtgttaataagaGAGGGTATTTGGCACTCTTTTATTAACAccctataattttatattatggaATTGTTTTGAAAGTTAATATAATATGGCTCATAAAAAATACTCACTTCACACAGCTCATCCTTTAACTCCTGCTCCCGTCTTCTGATAGTGTTTAGGCGGTCCTCCATGTCGGACAAAGCCCTTTCATCCCTTTTATGTTGTTCCATCAGAGAGGCCTTCTCCTCTTCAAATAGGATCTGCATCTCTTTCCGAATGGTATGCTGATGGTTCACTCGAGCTTCCAGCTTTGTTATCTGTAAATTAGTGGGACTAAGTATGAGATGATacgaaacgaacgcaagtgaatgatgagatgacgggcgagcgAGAGGTATGGGtttatggaagaaaaagacatgctgtgccaaccccaaatgaatgggataagggcaagcaaATGATGAGTGGGACTAAGTATATGTACACATGCAATTATATAGAAATGCTACAATAGTATATGTGATTGCCGCTACATACAAATGCTAACAATGTGATTATTAGAAGTTGCAACTGTAAACATGTAGTAGAACCCAATTGAATAAGTACCTGAGCCTTGGCTGCTATCAAGTCTATCTTCATCCTCTTAGCTTCCCATGGTGATGGAGGAACTGACGTAGAGCTGTCGGTACGCTGACGCTTATCGGGTGTAGCTTCTGCAACGCTCATACTGGACTTCCTTTTACCCATCGACAATAGGTTAGACAAGCCTgtaaacaaaacataatttaactaaatcctTTACAAATAAACAACCTATGCATTTAACCAAAAATACCTTCTTTAATAGATTGATTACTATCCGTGAAGTTCATTTTTGTAGACGCCGACAACTTCTCTTTTGGAGGATCGGTGTTTATCACACGCCTGAATGGCTCCAACACATCTTGGTAAAGAGACATATCGCCTTCTTTAGCCATTGTAGCTAATTATATGATAAATCTAACGAAGAGAATTTGTTAGAACATCATTAAGATTATTAAGCACAAAATAAAATCACGATACGCTACTCCGCGCCGAGCCaatttttccttatttttttcAACGCACAGGGTACTCTGTGCCACAGACTACAAAATACAACANNNNNNNNNNNNNNNNNNNNNNNNNNNNNNNNNNNNNNNNNNNNNNNNNNNNNNNNNNNNNNNNNNNNNNNNNNNNNNNNNNNNNNNNNNNNNNNNNNNNNNNNNNNNNNNNNNNNNNNNNNNNNNNNNNNNNNNNNNNNNNNNNNNNNNNNNNNNNNNNNNNNNNNNNNNNNNNNNNNNNNNNNNNNNNNNNNNNNNNNNNNNNNNNNNNNNNNNNNNNNNNNNNNNNNNNNNNNNNNNNNNNNNNNNNNNNNNNNNNNNNNNNNNNNNNNNNNNNNNNNNNNNNNNNNNNNNNNNNNNNNNNNNNNNNNNNNNNNNNNNNNNNNNNNNNNNNNNNNNNNNNNNNNNNNNNNNNNNNNNNNNNNNNNNNNNNNNNNNNNNNNNNNNNNNNNNNNNNNNNNNNNNNNNNNNNNNNNNNNNNNNNNNNNNNNNNNNNNNNNNNNNNNNNNNNNNNNNNNNNNNNNNNNNNNNNNNNNNNNNNNNNNNNNNNNNNNNNNNNNTATTCTCTTTGAAATACAACATATAAATGAGTGAATGATTGAATGAAATGCTAGTGCTGTACGCGGGTTTCGATATTGGATTCGTCGTTCATAAtcgatatgaaatgaaatgaatgaaatataTGAAATCACCGCAACCAAATCAGCATTTTAAACAGTGACTTAAACAATCTCGAAACAATGTAAATTTGACATTCAATTATATCCTGTAATCTATGAATTTGTTCTTCACACTATTGGcagtttgtaaatattttataagcctaagcgcgcaccacgattttagtttttgcgacacgattttagaatcgcgctgtaatatatcgcagaaaattcactgcgcgcactgcgatgaaaaagtcgcggtttgttcattctcaacatggatttcgtaccagtcgtttgtcatgaaacgttgtctttaatatgtgatcgctgtatgaatttgagtatttataccacaaaggtgatcttcttctatttccataattaaatggtcaacatctagcgtcttcagcagcaggttccgacatgttgacgcttggagagcgatatgccgactgaggtcggggtgcgattttattatcgcagtgcgcgcggggccatacaactccgtatgccgcaattcactttgcgacaatcgcgtcgcgagcagtcgcggaaaaatgtgacaaatcacaattttaaaatcgctgtgatttttttgtcgcatatgcgcgcactgccatataaacacatacgttacatttctgcgactaaattatcgcgcgacaaaaagtcgtggtgcgcgcttggccttagtGATTGAAATAACCATAAAGTTTATGTCTAATGTAACTTTTAGATTCattaattcatattataacattgtattttgTAATTCGTTGTTAGATTTTAGGTTCAAGCTGTgcattgtaattatttttgtgttttatgtTTTAAGTTTATGTCTAATGTAACTTTTAGATTCAtatcatattgtattgtgtattAGTAGTTAGATTTTAGGTATAAGCTGTgcattgtaattatttttgttttgtgtttgaGCTGATGGCCTAGTTGCCAATGCTCataataaattaacaaaaaaaaaaaattgacatttcTTATTTCTTTTAACTTTGACATTTTTGACAAACAAAAACATACCAAAACATTGTTTGGGTCGGAAGTGTTTTTCGAATATAATTATAAAGGGCATGGATTTCAAGATTTTAACCTGAATAATCTTATTAAGGCGATTAAATTTTATTCATACTATAAGTGATTGAGAAAACTTGCTTAAAAATGGATATTCAAGAAGATTACTTTTGCAGCTACGAAGATTTCGAGGTTACCTTTTCTATTGAACTTTTTAATTCTTTAAAATCATTAAATTTTCCATGATAACCTAATGAAATATGTTAAAAATTAGGTTCACAGGTTAATGATTGACGATGAGCCTCGAACGCGTGCCTATCAGAAAGCTATATTGGACAATAAAGCCTACTTCAAAGACAAAGTTGTTATGGATGTGGGCTGCGGAACGGGAATTCTTTCAATATTCTGTGCCCAAGCTGGTGCGAAAAAAGTATACGCTGTTGAAGCAAGTAGTCTTGCTAATGTAGCTAAGGACATTGTTAAGGAGAATAAGTTTGAAGAAGTTATTGAGGTAATACATTtttcataatttaactaaagCTAAATGCCGTATTAAATCTACACTTTACGATGGAGCAGCAGCAGCTATTCACCGTAAATACCGCGGCTAACACGTTAAGAATGTTTTGTCTCAAGCCTCTGCTGATAAACAAACATTGGGCTGTCCCCACTAATCAGATTTCATGTCCAGATTttggcaaaataaaaattagtataaatatttttttatgtgaattatTTACTTATGACTACGATCAACCAACCTGTTATCTAATTATTGTTGTAAGTGTGGaaagtcacaattttttttggtTTCTTACTTACTTTTTGTGTGTTAGTGTTGATGACTAAAACCCCATTTAACAATTTCAGGTGATACACAGTAAAGTTGAAGATGTAGTTCTACCCAACAACATTAAGGTAGATGCCCTGGTGTCTGAGTGGATGGGCTTCTACCTACTGCATGAGGGCATGCTGGATTCTGTGCTTTTTGCCAGACACAAGTTCTTGAAAGAGGGTGGGGAGATGTTTCCGGAGACTGCTACTATTTATGTAGCTCCATGTAGGTAAGGCAGTATGGAATACATTCATCTTTCAATGGGGTTGGCTGGTTGAAGACTTCGACttgaagtatttagcagatggcgccagcatagcttgccctgttgATCCCTAGAATTGGATTTTTTTATGGGTTTacaccctggatgccagccctttaagccaaatctcatagaaaaaggggcaagctatgatggcgccatctatgcaaacctctgacagttgccaaccccattggttgatattttgatttgataaatatattacagataaggattttttacttttttaacctaattataCTGGAATACTGGAAAggattggaggaggcctatacccaaAAGGGGTCcttaaattagaaataaaataaaaattaaatgtagtaTTATATATTTAAGGAATAAAAGGcttaataaagaaataaataaatttaattatacaCACAAGCCCCAGAAGGTGCAGGTGTAGGGGAAGGGTGTTCTAGGTCAGAACAATGCAATAACACAAAATTAGACTGAAGGCCGGCGATGCACTTACAACCTTTCTGGTGctgcaggtgtccatgggcagcggtaatcgcttaccatcagttGTCTGCTCATTTGCCTCGTAGATCATAAAAAATAACCCCTATTTTGAAGATTGCAGAGGCTAGTAAGTtacaaaaattaaactaatatatTACAAAAATCTGTAAAACTTTTTAAGACTAAATAGTTGGTTAATTCTGTTTGTTTTTGTGACTTAACTACTTACTAATATGTGCTAATATTATGGTTCTGGAATTTTACTACCAGTAGAAATAGTGAGCATTAAGTTACTAATTTGATCCAAGAAAAACATTTCAGTGTTAAATCATTGTACCAAAAATGGGACAATGTGTATGGAGTCTCCATGTCAGCATTTGGCAAGCAGCTCCGAGCAAGCAAGTGCAACAAGCCAGAGATCCTGACCATTGGTGCTGATGAGCTCCTGGGGGAGGAGGTAGCTATGGCCTGGATCAATTTGAAGGAAGACATGCCTGAAGACTTAGATTCTTACAGTATACAGCATGTTGTAGGTATGTTTgcagaataaaataatgtaaataagcATATTTTGTACACTCATGCTGTTTtctagggttctgtacccaaagggtaaaaacgggaccctattactaagactccgctgtccatctgtccgtctatccatctgtccgtctatccatctgtctgtcggtcactaggctgtaactcatgaaccgtgatagctagacagttgaaattttcacaaatgatgtatttctgttgccgctataacaacaaatactaaaaacaaaataaaataaatacatgaaCGTCAAttgtttgccgttttttgcgtaatggtacggaacccttcgtgcccgagtcctactcgcacttggccggtttttattctattaatttatttatttgtaatatttacaGCGGCTAACAAAGCAGGTTCCTACCAAGGCATCTGTGTCTGGTTTGACTGCACATTCCCTGAGTTATCCAGCGAGGTTGGCAGGGAAGTGCTGAGCACCAGCCCCTCAAGCCCAGAGACCCATTGGAAGCAGACCATTATTGTGCTGCCGGATCAACAGGAGGTGGAGGCTGCAGAGCCTATTGCGTTTCAGTTGGATATGAATAGGGACCAGTTGAATGGGAGAAGGTCAGTGAAATTTAATATTCGGTACTGtactctgtatatttaggtatttaaataaaagtaaacaaaatctaccctcaaatggctccttaacccattcagggccagcgactcagcgtatgggtcatgctcaaacagttccgcagggccagtgactcacatgtgagtcctgaataaattctgatttaaacttaaacgaaacgtaatttgatgtaataacgtaagtatcatataagctaacaaccatttctataaGGCATATTAGGATACAAaattataaacacgttttttttaatgaaacagGGTCTCGAATATTCAAGTTTGAtttactatcagtgcaatatagtaaatatactgaaattctagatacataatgcgatgcaagcaaacagaaagatctatatttaaaaaatacaaaaatatatatatttcagaagttattgacagggctcaaggtatgggtcaccgtggcctggcgctacttgtaaaaactactaatgtttccgtagcaggctaaaataaactttattggctggttttaaagcttatttcatgttgaagctgtttgatattgtaccattttacaactgattactgtttggatgatggtaagcaacaatttgtaggaaccaagccgtagtataataatattttgttttgtatgaggggtaaggcaacgaggattttctcccactgtacttttatgtcataatatttggtgattgttgtattgtatcttaggcaattacctactaacaatgatgttaatttttttcgtttcaatatagaacaaggcggttgaaacagtcaccactaactaatatgtattgtattacaaatagtttgtgacaaatatttacaagttttttccagcatcgtggtttctacggcagattagaaagtaagtactataatacattttaagttgtctattgttactaatataatggcgtttaccaaaacaaagatacATGACCGACCAGGTGTATAAGGCGGCCAACCGTACCGCATTCTGCGGGACCGTCCCGTAATGACAGTTGTAATCCCGCATtgcaatatttaataaaatagtccCGCAAATCGTCTAAGGCGTCCCGTATGCCCCGCATTACTCGTTTCCCATCGTCTCGCTCGCATAAAAGTGTTCCACATCAAAAATACGAATGACGAGATGCAGCGCGCCGTCGCTGCCACACTTGCCACAGCATTGACatatatctcaggacgggccttacggacAATAagaatggtactagttcagcggtgtcactcacgaattcgtatcaatcgtgcagtctaacgcaactagttgcgaccaatcgcgcgcgtgatgcgaactcatcaaccagtCGCGTtatagcggtgtcacaccgctgtactggccccattcatgcctcatttttattgcccgtaaggccagtcctgagatatatgtCAATGTGCCACAGTGTATCATCAAGCGTGTGTGTACAGACATACCAACAGTTATTGGTGCAGATGCCTACAGCTGCTATGACTTTAAAAGAAGATAGTTTGTTCGACGAAGTAAGTTACGTGGCAAATTATGTGAATAATGATGTCCTAAAGAGATGGGAGTAGATGAAGAGCAGTACAGAACAGCGATGGATAGAGGTGATCAAAAATTTCAAAGACAGCGAAATACCATTCCAGAATTACCTGGCCATCGTCCAGTACCTGCTTTGTTTGCCAGGAACAAACGCTCCTACGGAACGAGTGTTTTCCTTAATGAATAGCTTAATGGACATCCGAAAAGTCGTCACTAAAAATAGAAACATTACGTGTAATGctaattataaaatttaatatgggCAGCTGTGAAAACTTTTTGGACATTCTGAACCAAAACCCAGAACTAGTCAAAAAATGCCACTCATGTGAAAAATATGacttaaataaatgttaattcgGTAGTAGTGATGTTTGTTtctaatttaagtaggtacaccaCCAACAATTCTAACAAATCCTCAGTCTTATTGTGGATAGGGGTGGGTGTCCCGCATTGACTTATTATAAAGTTGGCCGCCCTACAGGTGTAAGCTTATTggacacacttggacaataaacaaggaatgcacccgagcggcggcggcggtattatctttcatgtggtatttgtcacaagagttcaagatgtgattcatcccatcccccctattagagatgtattttggagttacatggaaaatattattagtcacgatttattcgttggcgactttatactcctcctgtgctgtttagtgatttcgtattttgtgaccatggctatggattaccggaatttgaacccgcctaaCCTGACCGACCGTGCTATGAACTGGATTGGGATATCGGGAAACGGGTGTAATTTAACTTCCAAGAGTTGCCccaaaaaacaacaacaaaaaacacgGCAAGTTAAATAGaatcagaccaagctaagttggcagcgattttgatagcacaggctgagtacctaagtgtaatttaaatgtcaaacttatatgaaatgatgacgtttaACTTAACACTTGCACAGGCTGGGCTATAAAAattgctgccaacttagcttgttcagacattaaaagcttgtagaaagtaaaaatattcactcctacaaactgcaataattagtttcttttttgataggcacagaaaatcggtggttagtaaaaatgttgcataatgctgTCCAACTGGCTggcttcataagcggcgatttatttaccgttcgcgccaggctcgagacccataagctgagtcatacgttttagctaaaaacggtttgtatggtggcctggcgtattgtgtacgctcggcggttcgtggccatgaatgggttaagctagttgagggtaaatgaaaacattatatgatcaaataatgtaggttatggtcaggtcgttcagtgacagatccaggcggttttgtatttggttggttagccaataaatgttataactacccgaaaatgtacaaattgtttggttacttttatttaaatacctaaacataGACTATAGTGCAAGTTTAACTGATAatctattaacacattcaacaccaagaacccgactgtcgggtacactgttcgtagcgactacgcgctacatacgacgaaaccgtggctacgcgctacgagcgtaacccgtagcacttagtggtattgaatgtgttaatcatAGAAATAACACGCGTAAATATTGCTGACGCAAATTCGCCAGCTCAAGTAAATTGCGCGGAACTGTGATAAGCTGTGTTTTTATACTAACTACTACACTTCACAGAGAGGTACTACGACAGTACGATTGGCCAATGGTTACCTAAGAGTATTCCATCATTATTTTGTACTAAACTGACAAATTGGGGTAATGTGGTTACCACAAAACATGACGCCGTTGTTACGATGTTGCTATCTACTTTAGCTGTCAAATTATCAGCTATAATATTTTGCCCTACTCATTAAAGTGTATAGTTGCACTTTTAAGGTTCTAAGTATTTCTTGGCCAAAAGCAAACCCAATTAATAATCATTCCCATTATTACAGATACAATCTCCAGCTGACAATGCAAGACCCCAACGAGGTGGAACATCCCCTGCCATGCTCCTGTGACATGACCAAATGCATCCTAATAAAGACATTCATGAAACAGTCTGAACAACACGCTGCGGAAGCTAAGGCGTCTGATGGTTTAGTGGAAGAGGATATTGACGATGATATGGAGGCGGGAGATAGttgaaataaaaaggttttgttataaatacttttttatttttttagtaatagTTACAACCTCATTCATTCTTAACTTTATAACTGTAGATAATCACTAAGGTTCGCCCAGATCTGAGGAATCATTCGCAAACTCGCGTTTTGTGATTAGATGAAGCACGCGAGCAAATAGCTCGCAAATGGTTCGCCAAGGGCACATTCGTCAGATCTGCACGCACCTTTAGAACGCCAATTTGGGTATGTACATCATTAGATTCATTAGCGTTAAACAAGTTAGAGAATTAATACATTCAATATTTGGCAGCAATATGGCAGTGTTACTAGCATCTAGTTAAAAGAATTCAGTACCATCATTCCTCATATTAGTTGTCTCCACGCCATCCCTAAGCAGATGCAtatttttgaatgatgaatgaatgaatgatgcgAATGTTAAGTGGAGATTTTGTAATCATGAGTCCAATTTATTATTAAGCTGTTGGTGTACATTAGAGAGGTCCGGGACACCCGAAAACGAGATGTGAGTACGATTTCCCACCAAAGTAGATAAGAACCGCTCGAAACAGAGAAGATTGGAAAGCTTTAGAGGACGCTTTTGCCGGAAACCCCGACAACCTGACTAGTGACgattaaaaacattgaaaaagtcatcatcatcatcattttagccTCCAGTCGCCCACTACTGAGCTTAGGCCTCACTTCGTGAAAAAGtaacaaaacaaaactataaatgAGTCAGTGAATAAAAGCTAATTATGATAAGTAAGGTATggtattgtataataaatataatatcccATTATGTTCTGAATGTTCTGATACAATTATCGTagccagagttgggcaaaaattatttatttattgttatttacgAATAACCGGGAAGATAACTAAATGATCtcttatttgaaataactaaataatccgtaatttgttattttgaatttatCTAGATCAGTTTCACTTTTATCTAGATAAATTAGTTgggattttaaataaaagatgAATGTCAGTAGTACAGTCATGTAGAACTAAGAAGTGGTCGGGCATGATGAAATGAATGTAAACATAACGTACACGTAGctattaggtacattttttcCATTAGAACTTCCCGAATGATATTTAAAAAACTTGCCGTCTAATATTGCTGAATCGGAGACATGTTGAAAGCCAGAGCTAGAAGACGACATTGCAGCGTTTAGTGTGACGGTTTGACCCGACGTGACATtctatataaatttattattataagctTACTTCAATAACAAACGAGGTCAGTTATCTTCATCTAGATAatttatctaaataaaaaagTTGTCAGCGCTAGAGCTGAGCGTTTTTTTCCGtaagtgtttttaaaaacactttCTTGTGCTGTAACGAAATAACAGTTTGTGGCAGGAACGACAaactgtttttataaaaacgaTGACAAAGAGGCGGCGACTTACGATAACATAGTCGCGCATAACGGACGCAACTATCGCAAAGCAAAACGCAGCTCCCAAactgttttattcgttttccgATGAGCAGGGACAGATATAGGTTATCGGCTAACGAAAGAGCGAGATAGagataaaaacgaaacgaaacggatTGAGCTTTGTTCAAGTAGACGCTAGGCACGCTTTTTACCAGGCCATTATAttcaaaaactttaatgttcgTTAGACAAATAAGTGCTTTATTTTCTAAGCATTATGGTTTAAATCAAGGAATCTTTTAATGCGTAAATTTAAAGCAAGTAGCGAAAGTAGCGTCAATTGAACAACATTAAAAATGATTCACGACGCTTAACGAACCCTCGCTAGCATTGAGAAGCCATTTTATGTGTGACCTATCGATTGATCTTTATAAAGTACTGAAGTTAGGGGTCAAGTTATATTAGACATTACTGAGACGAtgcaaattaggtttttttgaaatgtgaattgcgtattttacgttttattacttcaatatgcgatttcgtttcgtttcgttcgaCACACACAGGGAATccagttattttagaaactgtttttgaaaacagttacgtggttaaaaaaaactgttacgtttcgtttcacgGAAAACTCGAAACGACCCAGCTCTAGTCAGCGCACTATTTGTGATTGAATTTATCTTCGAATAAATTTATTTgaaatgattttatttaaaataattatcctGATCAGAAATTATCTAAATAACGCCCAACTCTGATCGTAGCATATTGGTGAGAGACTGTGTGAGCTGCGCCTCTCCACTTATCCACCGGTTGTAATCCAGACGCATCAGTAGACGAGCGAGGTAAATGCCGCAGGGCCGGTCTCGCAGCGATAGGAGAAGTTGCATTAGTTGCTTCACTAATTTGTTGAATCTGAAATTAAAGCGAAATACCATATTTATAGCTACTACCGCATATTCGACAACC
Coding sequences within it:
- the LOC134798198 gene encoding uncharacterized protein LOC134798198 encodes the protein MDIQEDYFCSYEDFEVHRLMIDDEPRTRAYQKAILDNKAYFKDKVVMDVGCGTGILSIFCAQAGAKKVYAVEASSLANVAKDIVKENKFEEVIEVIHSKVEDVVLPNNIKVDALVSEWMGFYLLHEGMLDSVLFARHKFLKEGGEMFPETATIYVAPCSVKSLYQKWDNVYGVSMSAFGKQLRASKCNKPEILTIGADELLGEEVAMAWINLKEDMPEDLDSYSIQHVVAANKAGSYQGICVWFDCTFPELSSEVGREVLSTSPSSPETHWKQTIIVLPDQQEVEAAEPIAFQLDMNRDQLNGRRYNLQLTMQDPNEVEHPLPCSCDMTKCILIKTFMKQSEQHAAEAKASDGLVEEDIDDDMEAGDS